The DNA segment GGATCCAGCTTGTAGCCCTGCAGGAAATAGCCGCCGGCGTTGAACAGGTTGCCGTTCTTGTCGCTGGTGAAGTTGCCGGCGCGGGTGAACAGCGTGTTCGAGTTGGCCGCCTGGGTGCCGCCGGGCTGGGTGGTGACCACGAAGAAGCCCTGCCCGGTGATGGCGACGTCGGTCGGCGACGTGCTGGCCTGGATCAGGCCCTGCTTGTCCACTTGCGTGAACGGATTGCCCTGCACGCCGCCCGGCGAGTAGCTCGTGGTGCTCTGGCCATTCGTCACCAGGGTCGAGAAGCGCGTCTGCGTTCCCTTGTAGCCGACGGTGTTCACATTGGCGATGTTGTCGGAGATCGACGCCATCGAATTGCCGTTGGCGAACAGACCCGACACGCCCGCGAATAGTGCACCATAGATGCTGCTCATGACGCTTCTCCTTCTCTAACCTTCGCGGGCCTCTCGGCCGCTCTCCAAATTTGAACCGTTGCGCTGAGTCCTAGGATTCGACGCTGGTGATGTCCGACATGTTGACCTTGACCGACCCGATGAGCAGGACCGGACCCGAGCTGTCGACTTCGACGCCGGTGACCTTGCCGCCGACCTGGGTGGTGACGGTGACCGGCTGATTTTGCCGATCGACGGCGCCGACGGTGATCTTGTAAGTGCCGTCGGCCAGCTGGATGCCGTTGTCGTCCTTGCCGTCCCAGCTGAAGCTGTGATCGCCCGTGGCCGTCTCGCCGACACCGTGGAACACCACCTTGCCGGTGGAATCGGTGATGGCGATCGAGGTCGCCTGCGCCGTCGCGGACAGGTTGTAGCCGAAGGTGGCGGCGCCATTTTGCAGTTGCTGGCTGCTGCCGTTGGCGCGAATGGTGTGGCCGATATAGGTGGTGGCCTGGGACACCTGGTTGCCGGTCTGCAGCGAGATCAGCTTCTCCAGGTTCTTGTTGGTGGTGATCGACTGCTCGACGGCGCTGAACTGCACTAGCTGCGTGGTGAACTGCGTGGAGTCCATCGGGCTCAGCGGATCCTGGTTCTTGAGCTGCGTGGTCAAGAGCGTCAGGAACTTGTCGGCGGTCTGCGACAGGTTCGCGAGCGCGTTCGTGGAATTGCTGGCATTGCTCGTTGCCGACGAGTTGGTGAGGCTGCTGATGCCGGTCATGACTCTGTGTCCTTCGCGCTCTTACACGCTGACGTCGACGCCGCCGGCGGCACGCCGCCAAGCAGCTGCCGGAGGTGAAGCAGGATCCGTGCCAATCTCGCGTTCGCTCGGCGCCGACACCAGCGTGCGACGCCCGGCGTCGCGGTCGGCGAACTGGTCAGCGCTGCGCTGTTCGCGCAGGTTGAAGCTCAGGCTGCCGGAGTCGGTCTTGAGGCCGGCGTCCTTCAGCGCTTGGTCGAGATGCGTGGCGTCCCGGCGAAGCCAGTCCAAGGTTTCCGGCTTGTCGGCGGTGATCGCGGCGGCGACATGGCCGTCACGCCGGATATCGAGCTGCACATCGATGCGGCCGAGGGACTCCGGCTTCAGCTGGATGGTGATGCGGTTGCTGTCCGATTGCACCGCCTTCGAGACTTGGACCGCGATCTGCTCGGCCACCGGTGGGGGCACGTGAACGGCTCGGCTTGGCGCCGGAGCGTCCGTGCGTGTCGTCGCGTCCGCTTGCTGTGCAGGCGGCGCGGAGGCAAGGGGCGTTGGCTGTCCGGCGCCGCTGGGCTTGCTCGAACCGGCATCGGCGGCAAGCGTATCGGTGGCCGCCTGCGGCTGGTCGCTCGGCTGCGCCGCGGCTTGCGCGTGCCCACCTGCCGCACCCAGCTCGGAGGCGAAATCCGGCAGGGTCGGCTGGGCGAAGGCGGCCGCCGCATTCGCACCCGCGAGCTGGTCGCCGTTCAGCAACCTGGCCGTCAGGCTCTGTGCCGGCATCTTTGCGGCGCCTGAGCTCTGCGCCAGCGCCGCGACGGCAGCGCTTGCCGGGACCGACGGAGTATCGGAGGCGCTCTGCGCGATAAGCAGCGCGGCAAGGGAGGCGGTGCTGAGCGGCGCATCGTTGCCGTCATCATCGGCCGTGGAAGAGGGCACCACCGCCACCGTGGCCGCTGGCAGAAGGACCAGGCCCGTCTCGGTGGCCGTCGCCGTGGCAGTCGGGTTGGCATTGACCGTGGGGGTGGCCACGAAGGCGGTGGTGCGATCCGGCCCGCTGGCAGCGGCAGGCGCAGGATCTTGGACATCGGTCGTGCTTGCCGCTGCCGGCGCCACCGGCGCTGCCTGATTAGGAGTTGCCGACGCCGCGCTTGCGAGCGGCTCGGGGGCGGCAGGGGCGGGGGCGGATTGCGGCGCCGGGGCGGATTGCGGCGCCGGGGCGGCAAGCGCGCTCGCCGTGACGGGCTGCGCGGCGCCAGACGCATCGGCGGCGGCTGCCGTGTCTTGAGTGATGTCCGTCAGGGACGGGGCGGTGCCGCTCGGGACCGTCGCCGCGACGGTTGCCGCCTGGTCGGCGGCGGCCGCGGCTGCTGCGGCCGCTGTCGGTGGGGCGACGGCAGGCGTCGACGTGGGGTCGACGGCGACGCTGGCGTTGGCCGCCGTCGGATCGAAGGAAGCGGTGGCGAGAGCAGCGCTGCTGGCGTCGTCGTCATCCGCGGCACTTGCGGTTGCGCCGACAGCGGCAATAACGACTGGCGGGCTCGCGGCCGGCGCCGGCGGGTCGGAATTCGGTGATGTCTGGGCGGATGCCGCATCGGACGGATCTTGGCATGCATCGGCGACCGCGGCCGCACCCTTCGAATGGTTGTCGGTCTGGCCGGCGGCGCCGCCGTTTGCCTGGGACGCTGCCGTCTTATCGGCATCGGCGGCATCGGAGCGGACCACCGCGTTGCGCCGGGACGCCTTCGACGATGCGCCGGCTTTAGGCTTAGGGTCCGCGGCGCGGTCGGCGCGGCGGTCGTTGTTGCTGTCGTCGCGCGCTTTCTGGGAGGCACCGCGGCGTGTGCGGCGGTCGTCCTCGGCAGCGCGGGCGGCAGCGTTGCTGTCTAGGCTCGAAGGCGCCGAGCGCGGAGCGGCGCTGACATCGGTGGAGGCGGTATCGTTGGAAGCAGGGGCGTTCGCTCGGGAGCCCAGGAGTCCCGCCGCGCGCCGATCGACCGCCTGATCGAGGTGGGCGGCGAACTCTGCGCCATGATCACCGTCGTCGTTGGCACGCGCGCGCGATGGCGCAGGAATGGCCGAGGCGACGATGTCGATGCCGATTGCGTCCATGATGTCGTAGCCGTCTGTCTATTGTGGCAGCTCGAATGGAAGCAATTCGCAGGCCAGGTGCGATTTCGCGCAAAGTTGCGCGACCACAAGGGGTTATTCGGAAAAATCCGACACCGGAAAGGCTGGGATGACGCTGCGGGGCAGATTCTGCAGAGGTACCCCCGGCACATTTTGCCGGGCGCTGACCGGCTCAATAATGCCCAGCGAGCTCGACGGCGACCGGCCGGTTGCTGTGGTAGTAGGCGCCGCGCCGGTGCCCGTACCAGACCACCTCGCGACACCAGGTGGCGAGATCCTCGTAGCTCTCCTTCGAGCGCTCGATGCGGTAGCTGACCTCGCCTGCCGTCAGCGGCTCCCGCTGGCCGTTGAGCACGCCTCGGTAGAAGCGCCAGGTATCGTAGTTCAAGCTCAAGGTGCAATCGTCGTATTGCTGCGGCTGGCTCAGCAACGCTTGGTTCAGTCGCAGTGCATCCTTGACCGGCTCCGCAGGCGCCGATGGCGCATGCTGAGCCAGCACCTCAGAGATCCGGCGCAATGACTCGGCAAAGAACGCATCCAGCTTCCTCTCCGCGGTCAGCTTGATGAACTGGAATTCGTCGGCCGGCCACCAGATCCCGAGATAGTCCGGCGAATAGACGAGCTCGTGCCCGCCGTCCTGGATCGACTGCGCCTCAGCCAGGAAGAAATCGCGGATCGAGGCGATGAGCGGATATTCGGAAGAATCTACCTCGGTGAAGGCTTCGATCAGGCGCCGATAGCCGACGCCGGAGACCTCGTGCGCGACCACCAGAGGAATCTGCAGGAGCTTGTCGAAGTGCAGGAGGGCGGTCATCCAGGCGAAGGTGCGCGTGCGCCGCCAGTCCTCCTTCGGCATCGCGCGCGTGGCGATCACCAGCTGCTGCATCTCGGCGATTCCGTCGATATCCTCCTCGAGCGAGCCGTGCACGTTGATGATCTTCGTCGGCACGGTGACCATGCCGTACTTCGCCTGATAGGCGGGATCGCCCATCTCCGCGTTGGGAAGGATCGACAGGTTGTTGAACTGGATGCGGTTGTGCTGGCCGCCCTCGATCACCCGGGCCACGCCGTCGACGAAGGCATCGTAGGTCTCGCCGGGCAGACCGATGATGAGGTCGGAATATGTGGCGACGTTGTCGCGGGTGAACCGCTTCTGCAGCTCCTCGTAGGTGGCAAGCGAGATGTTCTGCCGCTTGATGCTCTCAAGCGTGTGCATGTCGACGCTCTGCAGAGCCAAGGCCACGCCCTTGCTCAAGCCGGCATCGGAAAGGATTTTCTGCGTCGTATAGGCGCGTTCGGTGGCGTTCTTGGTATTCTGCACCGAAAGCGCCTTCGGATAGCCCTTGGCGCGCTTGTTGGCGGCGGCGTATTCGGCGATCTGGATGTCCCGCGGCAGGATGCCGAAATTGGCATCGCAACAGAAGATGAACTCGATCTTGCGCTCGCTGAACCAATCGAGCTCGGCCTTGAGCCGATCCATCTCGAAGGTGAAGACCTTGCTCTGGGTGGCAGAACCCCAGTCGCAGAACGTGCAAGCGAAGGGACAGCCGCGATTGGTCTCCCAGAGCACGATCCAGGTTTCCTCGCGATGCGCCTCGATGAGCGGCCTGAAGGTGCCGCTGAGATAGGGCGAGGGCGTGGCCTCGATCTCGCGCGTTCGGCCGGCCTTCGGCTGATGGTGAAAGGCGCCATCCGGGGGGAGAAAGCTGATGCCCGGCACGCCTGAGAGGTCGCCGCTGGGGAGCGCTTCCAAGAGATTGAGGAAGACCTGCTCGCCCTCGCCATGGCAGGCAATGTCGACGAAGGGATTGGCCCTAAGCCACGCCTCGGCCCGGTCCGGCACTTGCGGTCCGCCGAAGACGATGACGACATCGGGACGGACCTGCTTCAAACGCTTGGCGATCTCCAGGCTTAACCGCTCGTTCCAGACATAGAGGCTGAAACCGACAATGTCGGCCGAACGCAGGTGCTCGACCGCGGCATCGGCCCGCAAACGCTTATAGAGCGGCAGCAGGAAGCGGTACCGCGCAGGAGCGGCAGCATGCGCCAGGGTGTGCGCCTGGAGCAGGCCGATGGAATAGGGGAGGTAGTTTTGGCCCGAAAAGCTGTTGTTGATCTGGGCCAAGCCGACGACAAGCGGGTTGCCGGGCGTCCCCTTCACCTCGCCTTTGGTTGCACCTGCCTGACCCATAGCTATATCCCGCTGCGGCCCGAGATCCTCGATACTCGGCGCCTAGACTCCGCGTTGAGTGATATCAAATAAGGAGGACGCGTGCCAGGGCGCTGGGGTCCGTCGAGCCTCACGCGAATCGCCGCCCGGCGCCGGCACGATACCAATCGACGGTTTTGCCGATCGCCTCCAGCAGGGTAGTTCGCGGCTGAAAGCCTAGGATCTCGCGCGCGCGCGCGATGTCGGCGACCTTGCGCGGCTCGCCGGCCGGTCGGCTGGTATCCCAGCGGACGGTGGGTTGCCGGCCGGTGGCCGCGAGCACCGCCTCGACGACCTCGCGGATCGAATGACCGATGCCGCTGCCGAGATTGATCGGCCCCTGGCCAAGACCGCGCTCGTAGGCGCGAAGCAGGCCGTCAACGACGTCGTCGACATAGAGGAAATCCCGAACCGCGGTGCCGTCGCCCCAGACCACGAGAGGATCCTCGCCAGCCTCGACGCGGCCGATCAGCGCCGGCACGACCAGCGCCGTCTTGGGATCGAAGTTGTCGAAAGGGCCGAAACAGTTGACCGGTCGGACGACGGCAATGTCGGTCATGCCATATTGCTTGGCGATGGCCTCGATCTGCTTCTCGGCGATTCGCTTGGCCCAGGCGGCATATTGATCGGCCGGGTGCGGATTCGCCGACCAGGCCAGGTCCTCCTGGTAGAGCGCCATGGACGGATAGACCGACACGGTCGAGGTGTAGACGAGGGCGCCGACGCCGGCACGGCGCGCTGCCTCGAGCGTGTTGAGGCAGATCAGCAGGTTCTCGCCCAGCATCGTCGCCGCCTGGGTATTCTGGATGCCGATCGAACCGCGCCGGCCGGCCAGATGGAAGACGACCTCGATGCCGTCCATCAGCGACTCGGCAAAGGAGCGGTGGGTGAGATCTCCGACCTGGTGCTCGCCACTCTGGAGGGCCGGCGACGGCGCGCGCGTCGAGGTGGTGCGCACCTGGACGCCTCGGCTCAGCAGCGTCGGGACCAGCGCCCTACCGATCAACCCGGTGGCGCCGGTCACCAAGACCCGACGGCCATCGTAAGGCTGCTGCGCGAAGGGATGCTGGTCTCGGCTCATCGCGACGCCGAGACTATGCCGAGAAGCGCGACTCGCGCTACACCCGCGCGGTGACGACCGTGGACCAGATGCTGGCTGAAGGTCTTGCCCATCACCGCGGCGGGCGGGTCCCGGAGGCGCGCTCGCTCTATGCGCGCGTGCTCGACCTCGAGCCGAGCCAACCCGACGCCCTGGCGCTTTTCGGCACCATTGAGCTGCAAGCCGGGCGCGCGACGGCGGCGCTGAGCCTCCTCAGCCGGGCGCTTGCGCTGCAGCCCGACCGCCGGGATGCCCTCATCGGCCGCGCCCGCGCCTTGCAACAGATGGGTGAGCCGGCCGCTGCAATCGGCCAGCTCAAGCGTGGGCTGGCGCTCCGCGGTTCCGACGCGGGGCTCCTGTTCGAGCTCGGCCAGTGGCTGTTCGCATCCGATCCGCTCGCGGCGCTCAGGACTTTCTCCCACGCCCTCCAGCTGCAGCCGGATGCCGTAGGGCCGCTCTGCGGCATCGGGGCCGCTCTGGACCGGCTCGGCCGCGCTGAGGATGCCGCCCGAACGCTGCGCATGGCCGGTGCGTTCGCGCCTCAGCATCCTCCGGCTTGGCTGATGGCGGGGCTGATCGCCCGCAGCAACGGTCGGCTGGGTGACGCGCTGCGCGACCTCGCCCGCGCCCTTGCGCTTGTGCCGAACAGCATCGAGGCGCTTGATGCGCTCGTCTGGTGCCGGCAGCTCGCAGGCGATGTGCGAGGGACGGTGAGAGCCGCACGAGCGGCGCACCAGCTGGTGCCGGATCGCGTCGATCTGCACGCATCCTACATTCTCTCGCTCCTTCCGGTCGCCGCTGCGAGCACGGCCGAGATTCTGGCGCAGTGCCGAGCTTGGGATGCGCGGTTCGCGCGCTCGCTGTCCGGCGCGCTGCCGCCCCCGGGAAACGATCCCGATCCCGATCGTCGACTGCGCGTCGGCTACATTGCGGCGCAGGGCTTTCGCATGCACACCACGGCGAGCGTGCTCTGGCCGTTGATTGAAGGCCACGACTCGCGGCAGGTCGAAGTCTTCTGCTACAGCGACGTGGCGCCGAACAACGAGGATTGGGTAACCCAGCGCCTGCAGTCCCTCGCCTTTGGATGGTGTCGGGCCGGCGGACTCTCCGATGCGGAGCTCGCCCAGCAGATCCGCTCCGACCGGATCGATGTGCTGGTTGACATGTATGGCTATCCGCCGGGCTCGCGGCTGCTGAGTCTTGCGCGGCGCCCGGCTCCGGTGCAGGTGAACGGCTTGCCGATGGGTAGCTTTGGGCTCGATGCGGTGGCTTGGGCGATTACTGACGATCAGCTGACCCCCGCCGGAAGCGAGGAGTGGTTCCACGAGCGGCTACTGCGCGTGCCGCTCGCCTATTGCTATCGGCCGCTCGTGCCGGCGCCGGAAGCCAAGTGGGATCCGGCCGCCTCGCGCGGCATCGTCTTCAGCTCCTTGAACCAACCCGGCAAGATCTCGGAAGCCGCGCTCGCCGCCTGGGCCCGCATATTGCTGCGTCTGCCCGATGCCAGGCTGGTGCTGAAGGGTATGGGCTTCATCGACGCTGCCGTCCGCGCCGCTTTCCTCAGGCGCGCCCGGAGCGTCGGCATGCCTGAAGAACGGCTGGAGCTACGTCCATGGTCGTCCAGCACGGCCGAGCACCTCGCTACCTATGACGAGATCGACATCGCCCTCGATCCATTTCCATATTGCGGCGTGACCACGACTTGCGAGGCGTTGTCCATCGGTGTCCCCGTGGTCACCCTCGCCGGCGATCGGGTCATCGGACGCTATGGCGCTACGTTCTTGAGCGCAATCGGTCTCGGTCATCTCGTTGCCGATTCTGTCGAGCGCTATGTCGACATCGCATCGACGCTTGCCTCCGACCGCAGGGTGCTGGCGGAGCTGCGCGTGAGCCTCCGTCGGGATTTTGCCGCGTCCGCAATTTGCGACGGCGCCGCCTATGCGCGCTCGCTTGAGGCGGCCTATCGCGTGATGTGGCGCGATTGGTGCAGCCGGCGGTGACCGACCAACGGATTGCCGAGGCCCTCGGGCATTACGCGGCCGGGCGGGTGAGGGAAGCGGTCCGGCTTTCCATCGAGGTACTGACCAATGAGCCGGAGCAAGCCGACGCACTGCATATCCTGGGCGTGGTGGCGCTCGATGCCGGCCGTGCCGAGCAGGCCATCGATCTGATCGGCCGCGCGCTCGGTCGGCGCAATCAAGACGCCATCATGCACAACAATCTCGGCAACGCTCAGCGCCGTTTGCGGCGGAGCGCCGAGGCGGTTCACAGCTTTCGGCGTGCGCTTGCCGGCATCCCGCACGTGGCCGAGATATGGACCAATCTTGGCGCAGCCTTGGCCGATGAGCGGGATTCGCCGGCAGCGCACCGCACGTATCGACGTGCGTTGGCGCTCGATCCTGCGTGCGCCGATGCGCAGCTCGCGCAGGCCCTGTTGGACCAAGCAGAAGGGGTTGACGCGCGCCTCCGTCTCGAACGCGCCCTGGCGCAGGCGCCGACTCTGGGAGCCGCCTGGTTCGCACTCGGCAACGGCAGAATGGCCGTCAGGCACAACGCGGCTGCGGAAAGCGCCTACGGCCGCCTGACGGCGCTCGATCCGAAGGACGCGGCGGCTTGGACCAATCGGGGTGCCGCCCGCCATCGCCTGGGCGACTGGCGGGGTGCCGAGGCGGCGTTCGAGCGCGCGCTCGCGCTCGAACCCGAGCAGGCGGATGCCGAG comes from the Pseudomonadota bacterium genome and includes:
- a CDS encoding flagellar hook assembly protein FlgD, giving the protein MTGISSLTNSSATSNASNSTNALANLSQTADKFLTLLTTQLKNQDPLSPMDSTQFTTQLVQFSAVEQSITTNKNLEKLISLQTGNQVSQATTYIGHTIRANGSSQQLQNGAATFGYNLSATAQATSIAITDSTGKVVFHGVGETATGDHSFSWDGKDDNGIQLADGTYKITVGAVDRQNQPVTVTTQVGGKVTGVEVDSSGPVLLIGSVKVNMSDITSVES
- a CDS encoding flagellar hook-length control protein FliK, which produces MDAIGIDIVASAIPAPSRARANDDGDHGAEFAAHLDQAVDRRAAGLLGSRANAPASNDTASTDVSAAPRSAPSSLDSNAAARAAEDDRRTRRGASQKARDDSNNDRRADRAADPKPKAGASSKASRRNAVVRSDAADADKTAASQANGGAAGQTDNHSKGAAAVADACQDPSDAASAQTSPNSDPPAPAASPPVVIAAVGATASAADDDDASSAALATASFDPTAANASVAVDPTSTPAVAPPTAAAAAAAAADQAATVAATVPSGTAPSLTDITQDTAAAADASGAAQPVTASALAAPAPQSAPAPQSAPAPAAPEPLASAASATPNQAAPVAPAAASTTDVQDPAPAAASGPDRTTAFVATPTVNANPTATATATETGLVLLPAATVAVVPSSTADDDGNDAPLSTASLAALLIAQSASDTPSVPASAAVAALAQSSGAAKMPAQSLTARLLNGDQLAGANAAAAFAQPTLPDFASELGAAGGHAQAAAQPSDQPQAATDTLAADAGSSKPSGAGQPTPLASAPPAQQADATTRTDAPAPSRAVHVPPPVAEQIAVQVSKAVQSDSNRITIQLKPESLGRIDVQLDIRRDGHVAAAITADKPETLDWLRRDATHLDQALKDAGLKTDSGSLSFNLREQRSADQFADRDAGRRTLVSAPSEREIGTDPASPPAAAWRRAAGGVDVSV
- a CDS encoding cobalamin B12-binding domain-containing protein is translated as MGQAGATKGEVKGTPGNPLVVGLAQINNSFSGQNYLPYSIGLLQAHTLAHAAAPARYRFLLPLYKRLRADAAVEHLRSADIVGFSLYVWNERLSLEIAKRLKQVRPDVVIVFGGPQVPDRAEAWLRANPFVDIACHGEGEQVFLNLLEALPSGDLSGVPGISFLPPDGAFHHQPKAGRTREIEATPSPYLSGTFRPLIEAHREETWIVLWETNRGCPFACTFCDWGSATQSKVFTFEMDRLKAELDWFSERKIEFIFCCDANFGILPRDIQIAEYAAANKRAKGYPKALSVQNTKNATERAYTTQKILSDAGLSKGVALALQSVDMHTLESIKRQNISLATYEELQKRFTRDNVATYSDLIIGLPGETYDAFVDGVARVIEGGQHNRIQFNNLSILPNAEMGDPAYQAKYGMVTVPTKIINVHGSLEEDIDGIAEMQQLVIATRAMPKEDWRRTRTFAWMTALLHFDKLLQIPLVVAHEVSGVGYRRLIEAFTEVDSSEYPLIASIRDFFLAEAQSIQDGGHELVYSPDYLGIWWPADEFQFIKLTAERKLDAFFAESLRRISEVLAQHAPSAPAEPVKDALRLNQALLSQPQQYDDCTLSLNYDTWRFYRGVLNGQREPLTAGEVSYRIERSKESYEDLATWCREVVWYGHRRGAYYHSNRPVAVELAGHY
- a CDS encoding NAD-dependent epimerase/dehydratase family protein; its protein translation is MSRDQHPFAQQPYDGRRVLVTGATGLIGRALVPTLLSRGVQVRTTSTRAPSPALQSGEHQVGDLTHRSFAESLMDGIEVVFHLAGRRGSIGIQNTQAATMLGENLLICLNTLEAARRAGVGALVYTSTVSVYPSMALYQEDLAWSANPHPADQYAAWAKRIAEKQIEAIAKQYGMTDIAVVRPVNCFGPFDNFDPKTALVVPALIGRVEAGEDPLVVWGDGTAVRDFLYVDDVVDGLLRAYERGLGQGPINLGSGIGHSIREVVEAVLAATGRQPTVRWDTSRPAGEPRKVADIARAREILGFQPRTTLLEAIGKTVDWYRAGAGRRFA
- a CDS encoding tetratricopeptide repeat protein; this translates as MTTVDQMLAEGLAHHRGGRVPEARSLYARVLDLEPSQPDALALFGTIELQAGRATAALSLLSRALALQPDRRDALIGRARALQQMGEPAAAIGQLKRGLALRGSDAGLLFELGQWLFASDPLAALRTFSHALQLQPDAVGPLCGIGAALDRLGRAEDAARTLRMAGAFAPQHPPAWLMAGLIARSNGRLGDALRDLARALALVPNSIEALDALVWCRQLAGDVRGTVRAARAAHQLVPDRVDLHASYILSLLPVAAASTAEILAQCRAWDARFARSLSGALPPPGNDPDPDRRLRVGYIAAQGFRMHTTASVLWPLIEGHDSRQVEVFCYSDVAPNNEDWVTQRLQSLAFGWCRAGGLSDAELAQQIRSDRIDVLVDMYGYPPGSRLLSLARRPAPVQVNGLPMGSFGLDAVAWAITDDQLTPAGSEEWFHERLLRVPLAYCYRPLVPAPEAKWDPAASRGIVFSSLNQPGKISEAALAAWARILLRLPDARLVLKGMGFIDAAVRAAFLRRARSVGMPEERLELRPWSSSTAEHLATYDEIDIALDPFPYCGVTTTCEALSIGVPVVTLAGDRVIGRYGATFLSAIGLGHLVADSVERYVDIASTLASDRRVLAELRVSLRRDFAASAICDGAAYARSLEAAYRVMWRDWCSRR